The DNA sequence GCCGGGGAGGCAGGCTTCAGGTTCTTCTGGACGGTGAACTCGCTGGCGCTGTTCGGGACGCTCATCTTCGCCGCGGTCGTGATCGGTGGTGGCCTGGTGCGAAACCGCGGACGCGATCCGCAGCGTCCGGACCTGCTCCTGCTGGGGGCGTTTGCGTATGCCCTCGTGAGCCTGAAGAGCGGGCTGAATCGTGCCGACCACTGGCACCTCGATGCGGCGATCGTTCCGCTCGCCATTGCATTGCTGGCGCCCCCAGGTCGAATGTTATATTTCGGCAGGCACGCACGCCGCCTGGTGCTGGCGCTGCTCGCCATTACGTCCATGACCTACGTCTTCGGTCTGCTGCCCAGTGGCAGTATGCTGGCATCCGGGTGGGTGCATGGTGCCGCGGCGACACTGGCCAGCCAGGACGCGGTCGCTTCGCCACCGCGCTCGCGGGCTCCCATGATCGGCCGGGCTCGAACCGACTCCGAGTCTGTGGGTTATCGCCTCGCCGTCCTGCTGTCCAGTGCCGAGTGGGTTGATCGGCCGGTACTCTTCTACTCCGACGTGTGGTCTCTGCCCCGCAGCGTCGGTGTGTTCAAGAGAGATCCGATCAACGATGATTTTCTTTACTCGGATGAACGCGGCCTCCGGGTGCGGGCGTTTCTGGAGGAGCGTCCGGATGCGGTGGTGCTGATGAGCCAGGAAGTCCACGACAGGCTTTATGGAAGCTTGCCTGCGGATTCGTTCCCCGAGCACACACGCCGCGTCAAACCGACGGTGGCGAAGCGGATGGCAGGGTGGCTCTCAACGCCGCACTACCGCGGGCTGACGACGGAGGTGCGACTCAAGGACGAACGCTGGCGCCGCACCGTCGGTGATTACATACGACCGCGCTACGTGGCGGTGGCCCGGACAGGGCGCATCATCATGCTGGCTCCGAAGCCCCGCGACACCATTCGCGAGCACGTGGATCAATGACGAAAGAACAGGAAACTCTCCGGTCCGCGGATGTGCTGTGGATTGCTCTCGCCGTGGCACTCCTGGCCGGTCTCGCGGAGGTGGGGGTGCGGCTGCTCCAGCATAACATCTTTGGCGGGCGCGTATGGGTGAGTCAGCATTTCGTGTGGATGGGTCCCGTGTCACTCGCGGCGCTAACCATGGTGGCAGCCCTGGCGCTGGTCGCGGGATCGCGGATCCTGCGTCGCGCGGTGCCCGTCAGGGTCGCGCTCGCGGTGTTCATCTTCCTTGGCATCGCCGGGCCAATGCTTTCGGTGGGACGGCTTCACCGCGCGGCCATGCTGATCGTGGCGCTGGGGATAGCCGTGCAATCGGCGCGGCTGCTCTCGGCGCGGAGCCGATTCATCCGGAAGCACGCCCGTCCGGCGGCGGTGGCGTCGAGCGCCGTCGTTCTGCTCCTGGCTGGCTTCATTTTCGGCCGTCAGGCGCTCGCCGAACGCCGTGGTCTGGCCGCGCTGCCGCCTTCCACCGGCGATGCACCCAACGTGCTGCTCATCATCCTGGATACGGTGCGCGCCGCCAGCATGAGCGTGTACGGATACCACCATCCCACGACACCCAACCTCGAGGAGATCGCGGCGGAAGGGACGGTGTTCGAGCACGCGTGGTCCACATCACCGTGGACCCTGCCCTCGCATTCGAGCATTTTCACCGGTCGCTTCGCTCATGAGCTGTCGGCCGATCTCGTCACGCCCCTCGACGAGACCTTCCCCACAGTTGCTGAACATTTCCGGGACCGCGGATACGTTACGGCCGGGTTCGCGGCCAATCTCCTCTACACAACCCGTGAGGTGGGGCTGAGCCGGGGCTTCGTTCATTATGACGACTACCCGCTCTCCGCTGCCGTCCTTGCAACAAGCTCCTCGCTGGGGCGCCTGCTGGCCGGTCAGGTTGCGGCAGCACTGGGTAGCGACCAGAAGCTGGTGCGCCGTTCCGGCGAGAGCATGACGAACACATTCCTGTCCTGGGCGCGGCAGCCGCGCGACCGGCCCTTCTTCGCCTTCATCAACTACTTCGATGCCCACGCGCCGTATCTTCCGCCGGATTCGCTGGCAGGTCGTTTCGGACCACGGCGGTCGGGGCGGGCGCTGCATGACCTCTCGAACCGCGAGCACTGGACTGCTGCCGAGATCGATGCCGAGCGGGCTGCCTACGATGAGGTTCTGGCCGACCTGGATGGGCAGCTCGGACGCCTGTTCGACGGGATGCGGGAGCTCGGAATGCTGGACAACACCATTGTCCTGATCTCGAGCGATCACGGCGAGCAGTTCGGTGAGCACGGCCTCATGGATCATGGCAACAGCCTCTACCGTCCGCTCCTGGAGGTCCCCCTCATCATTCGCTTTCCGGCGCGCGTGCCTGCGGGCGAACGTATCAGCACGCCGGTGTCGTTGCGTGATATCGCCGTGACACTGGTCGATCTGGCCGATCAGCACCCTTCGCCGTTTCCCGGCACACCGCTCTCCTCATTGTGGTCTGGTGGCGAACAGCCGCCCTCACCGGTGCTGTCCGAAGTACGCGAGGGCATTCGTACGGTCCCATGGCTTCCGCTGGCGAAAGGTGACATGCAGTCACTCGTGGCGGATGATCACCATTACATCCGGGATGGCGCCGGAACAGAGGAGGTCTATCATATCGACGATGTCGCCGAAGCCAGCGATCTGAGTCATGAGACAGACGTCGTCCTCTCTCTGCGCTCCCTGATCGCGCGTCTGGTCGGTGAGACGTACTCCGGGAGCGCCGCAGGCCACTGAGCGTCGCCATCCGCTGTTCCGTCCCCTCCGCAGGTATGCTGCATTGGTACCACAGTGAGGGGTAAAAAAGCGCGGTATTACAACGAAAACAGGCGGTATCCTTCTTGCTTTTCTCCGCCGCCGACCCGCGGGCCGGTCCCGATGTCCTGCCGGTCCATTCTTCCTTCAAATTCAAGCACAGTGCAATGACAGGCACCAGCAGCCGCCAGATTCGCAGCAGTGCCCGTGGAGCGCATGCTCCATAACAGCGAGAGCACCGCCGTGCGCCCGGCGCCGGCGGAGAGGGGACCGGTCGAGCCGGCCAGCCCTTCTACGGAGCATCCGCATGCGGTGGACTCCCACGCGTGGCGCGGCCGTGGTGGCTGGACGCGTGGCGCCATTCCGCTCCGTATCTTTCTGACCTGCTGGATCGTATACGCCCTTCACTTTGCGACGGACATAGTGCGCGAGCACTACCCCGCCGTGGCGCTGGGCGATGATTTCTCCTTTCGGGTCGATGACTACGGCGGGTTGCATCCCGACCTGTTCGAGACACCGGACCGCGGCTGGCACATCGGGAACAACCCGGGCGTCTCGATGCTTGCGGCGATCCCGTACTTCCTTGCGCGGCCGGTGATCGATCCGTTGACCGAGCTCGTGCGTGCCCGGCGGGCCGCCAGCGGCCAGACCACGCCACCGGAGTTTTCCACGCCGCGACCGAATGCACGACGGTTCTTTGCGGAAGCCTGGCGTCGCGGTCTCGACGTGAAGCTGGGCCTGGCCGCATGGGTCATGCACGTGCTGCTGATGGCGCCCAGCTCGGCTGCCGGTGCCGTGCTCGTCTTCCTTGCGCTTCGCCACGTGACGCAATCCGCTCAGACTGCTACATGGCTGGCGCTGCTGTACGCTTTCGGCACGCCGGTCTTCTTCCGGACAGGATTCCTGAACCACAACCTGATGCTGGGGCACATCGCGTTCGCCGGTTTCATCATGCTGTGGAACCCGGGCGACCTGACGAGACTGTCGGTGCGGACTCGACACATACTCGCCGGCGTGGCCGGCGGCACGGCGGTGCTGTTCGACTACAGCGGTGTGGTGTTTCTGCTGGGTCTGTTCGCCTACGCTCTCGTCCGGCGCTACATCCTGAGCACACCGCGCGCGGCGCTCGTACAGGGCTTCTGGTATGTGCTCGGTTCCGTGCCGCCGATCCTGCTGTTGTGGTTCTATCAGTGGCGGGCTTTCGGCAACCCGTTTCTACCGGGACAGCACTGGATGCCGCCGGTCGAGTTCATCGATCGTGGCTATCAGGGTTATGGCGGGCCGCAGCTGAATCTGCTCGTGTCACTTCTGTTCGACCACAGGTATGGTCTGCTGGCTGCTGCACCATTGCTTGCGCTCGCGTTTGCAGCGCCGTGGCTGCGGGACCGGCGGCGTGCCCTGCCACGCATCGAAGAGCTGGCCTGTCTGGGGCTGTTCGTTGCGCTCTGGGTGTTCTTCAGCGGCAACAATTACACGCGGCTCCAGTGGAATACCGGCATCCGCTACATGACGCCAATTCTGCCCTTCCTGTTCCTCCCGGCCGCGGCCGTGCTGCTGCGTCTGCCCCGGCTGCTGCTCTACGTTGCCGGCATCGGCTCCGTCGTGCTGGGCTGGTGCATGGCGATGAACCGCGAGGTATGGAGGCCGCTCGGCGTGCTCGATCCGGTGGTGCGCGTGTTCACGGGCGGATTCGAGCTCCCGGTACTGACGACGGTGGAACGGATGAGCGGAATGTTCGGTGACCTCGTGTCGCGCGGCGTCTCACCGCTGCCGCTGTTCGCGCTGGCCGGCGTGGCGATCTACCTGCTCTGGACGCCACGGTTCCGCT is a window from the Longimicrobiales bacterium genome containing:
- a CDS encoding sulfatase-like hydrolase/transferase; translated protein: MTKEQETLRSADVLWIALAVALLAGLAEVGVRLLQHNIFGGRVWVSQHFVWMGPVSLAALTMVAALALVAGSRILRRAVPVRVALAVFIFLGIAGPMLSVGRLHRAAMLIVALGIAVQSARLLSARSRFIRKHARPAAVASSAVVLLLAGFIFGRQALAERRGLAALPPSTGDAPNVLLIILDTVRAASMSVYGYHHPTTPNLEEIAAEGTVFEHAWSTSPWTLPSHSSIFTGRFAHELSADLVTPLDETFPTVAEHFRDRGYVTAGFAANLLYTTREVGLSRGFVHYDDYPLSAAVLATSSSLGRLLAGQVAAALGSDQKLVRRSGESMTNTFLSWARQPRDRPFFAFINYFDAHAPYLPPDSLAGRFGPRRSGRALHDLSNREHWTAAEIDAERAAYDEVLADLDGQLGRLFDGMRELGMLDNTIVLISSDHGEQFGEHGLMDHGNSLYRPLLEVPLIIRFPARVPAGERISTPVSLRDIAVTLVDLADQHPSPFPGTPLSSLWSGGEQPPSPVLSEVREGIRTVPWLPLAKGDMQSLVADDHHYIRDGAGTEEVYHIDDVAEASDLSHETDVVLSLRSLIARLVGETYSGSAAGH